One genomic window of Mycteria americana isolate JAX WOST 10 ecotype Jacksonville Zoo and Gardens chromosome Z, USCA_MyAme_1.0, whole genome shotgun sequence includes the following:
- the POC5 gene encoding centrosomal protein POC5 isoform X8 produces the protein MKEPSEANMERLCPVLSEETSSQGSTRGPREINETITTELTLPDEKITQIENILDLWSGSLKTNVLTELRKWKLSLIEHHQLQMRQEKEKHAAHVRQLSNEMENLKELLHTYEISIGRKDEVITNLTQALERQKERIELMRKFTVWRIQHIKAKQEEYANRIADRQFRTALMKKVWAAWRTLSEEKWKEKVAKACQLRAEDVCVQLTNDYEAKIAELTATLEQTKAEILRLHSEREQYEDTMKKAFMRGVCALNLEAMTMFQGKDSKTDPDVGSRRNDNVAGRLPPSQYNPPSPPPPPATALQLEDMFSTHLGHASTSQTRLDSDSPVIVTSTAAGSGVVSTQKLPMAKVITSAQQKAGRTITARITGRADMGQKARICGSLAVMGVAPPMSSVIVEKHHPVTQQTISQAAAAKYPRTVLHYSGSTTVRPAGQVGRMLQGQTHTSVQSIKVVD, from the exons ATGAAGGAGCCTTCTGAGGCCAATATGGAAAGACTTTGCCCTGTTCTTTCAGAAGAGACTTCTTCACAAGGGTCCACACGTGGTCCAAGAGAAATCAACGAAACCATAACGACCGAATTAACTTTACCTGATGAAAAAATAACTCAAATAGAAAACATACTTGATCTCTGGAGTGGAAGTCTTAAG ACAAATGTTCTGACTGAATTGAGAAAATGGAAGCTTAGTTTGATCGAACATCACCAGCTTCAAATgagacaagaaaaagagaaacatgctGCACATGTGAGGCAATTGagcaatgaaatggaaaacctGAAGGAGTTGCTACATACTTATGAAATCTCTATTGGCAGAAAAGATGAG gtgATTACTAACTTGACCCAAGCATTAGAGAGGCAAAAGGAGAGAATAGAGTTGATGAGAAAGTTTACAGTGTGGCGGATTCAGCACATTAAAGCCAAACAAGAG GAATATGCAAATAGAATAGCAGACAGACAATTCCGGACAGCTTTGATGAAGAAAGTATGGGCAGCATGGCGCACTCTtagtgaagaaaaatggaaagaaaaagtagcaAAAGCCTGTCAGTTAAGGGCAGAAGATGTCTGTGTTCAGCTCACCAATGATTATGAAGCCAAAATTGCAGAG CTAACTGCTACTTTGGAACAGACAAAAGCTGAGATTCTGCGACTGCACAGTGAAAGAGAACAGTATGAAGACACCATGAAGAAAGCCTTTATGCGTGGTGTATGTGCTTTGAATCTGGAAGCAATGACCATGTTTCAGGGCAAGGACAGTAAGACAGATCCTG ATGTAGGAAGTAGGAGAAATGATAACGTTGCAGGAAGGCTACCTCCTTCGCAATATAATCCTCcctcaccaccacctccaccagcaACTGCTCTTCAGCTGGAAGACATG TTTTCTACCCACCTGGGTCATGCAAGCACTTCTCAGACCAGGCTAGATTCTGATTCTCCAGTAATCGTCACTAGCACAGCTGCAGGATCTGGTGTGGTGTCAACTCAAAAACTG CCCATGGCAAAAGTAATAACATCTGCTCAACAGAAAGCAGGAAGAACAATCACTGCTCGAATCACAGGCCGAGCTGATATGGGACAAAAAGCCAGAATTTGTGGTAGTTTAGCAGTGATGGGAGTTGCTCCACCCATGAGTTCAGTCATTGTTGAAAAACATCACCCAGTCACTCAG CAAACGATATCCCAAGCCGCTGCTGCTAAATATCCTCGAACTGTGCTCCATTATTCTGGTTCTACCACTGTGAGACCTGCAGGACAAGTTGGGCGAATGCTTCAGGGCCAAACTCATACCAGTGTTCAGTCAATAAAAGTTGTTGACTGA